From the Cucurbita pepo subsp. pepo cultivar mu-cu-16 chromosome LG05, ASM280686v2, whole genome shotgun sequence genome, one window contains:
- the LOC111795719 gene encoding probable flavin-containing monooxygenase 1 → MEPKKVAIIGAGVSGLAACKFTLSKGFIPIVFEARGAIGGVWTETLQTTALQTPKDMYRFSDFPWPKSVTEEFPKYNQVLDYLKSYADHFGLMKHIRFNTRVLSIDYEGCSDEELDGWTLWGGSGEAFADRRKWRLNVVDAHTNDPIEEMVVDFVILCIGRFSDVPNIPEFPPNGGPEAFKSGKVLHSLQYSAMDFDSASNLIKNKQVTVVGFQKSALDLAMECANTNGPKNPCTVLYKTAHWNLPDNHPWGIPLSFLYMNRFAELLIHKPGENFILYLLAVLLSPIRWFFAKIVETHAKKKHKLAKYGMIPTHSFLQDISSCQLASLPEKFYEKVDEGSIILKKSPNFMFCEEGITIQGQTKPIRSDLVILATGFRGDQKLKQIFTSATHRNHMTFRDSVNPLYRQCIHPRIPQLAVIGFTESPSNMFTSEIRCRWVAEFLAGTFKLPSIKEMEKDIANWEKILKHYSGPFSKRACFATLHIWYNDQLCNDMGWNPKRKNGFFANLFVPFSPLDYASP, encoded by the exons ATGGAACCGAAGAAAGTGGCGATCATCGGAGCCGGAGTAAGCGGTCTAGCAGCCTGCAAATTCACTCTATCCAAAGGATTCATTCCGATCGTCTTCGAGGCGAGAGGTGCCATTGGCGGTGTTTGGACCGAGACGCTGCAGACGACGGCGCTGCAGACCCCCAAAGACATGTACCGATTCTCCGATTTCCCGTGGCCGAAATCGGTGACCGAGGAATTTCCGAAGTACAATCAAGTTCTCGATTACCTCAAATCTTACGCCGACCACTTCGGATTGATGAAGCACATCAGATTTAACACGAGAGTCCTGAGTATCGACTATGAAGGCTGCTCCGATGAGGAACTTGACGGTTGGACTCTTTGGGGCGGCTCCGGCGAGGCCTTCGCCGACCGGCGGAAGTGGCGGCTCAACGTCGTCGATGCTCACACTAATGATCCAATCGAG GAGATGGTGGTGGACTTTGTTATACTCTGCATCGGAAGATTCAGCGACGTTCCAAACATCCCGGAATTCCCTCCTAATGGCGGCCCTGAAGCATTCAAATCCGGCAAGGTTCTTCACTCTCTCCAATACTCCGCCATGGATTTCGACAGTGCTTCCAACCTCATCAAGAACAAGCAAGTCACCGTCGTCGGATTCCAGAAATCCGCTCTCGATCTCGCCATGGAATGCGCCAATACCAACG GTCCGAAGAATCCCTGCACTGTGCTCTACAAAACCGCCCACTGGAACCTCCCTGATAATCATCCATGGGGAATCCCGTTGTCATTCCTCTACATGAACCGATTCGCTGAGCTTCTCATTCACAAACCTGGCgagaatttcattctctatcTCCTCGCTGTTCTTCTTTCCCCAATT AGATGGTTTTTCGCGAAGATCGTGGAAACCCACGCAAAAAAGAAGCACAAACTCGCCAAATACGGCATGATTCCAACCCACAGCTTCCTACAAGACATCAGTTCATGTCAACTGGCAAGCTTACCCGAAAAATTCTACGAAAAAGTAGACGAAGGAAGCATTATACTAAAGAAATCCCCAAATTTCATGTTCTGCGAAGAGGGTATCACAATTCAAGGACAAACCAAACCAATCCGCTCAGATTTAGTCATTTTAGCAACAGGGTTCCGAGGCGATCAAAAGCTCAAACAAATCTTCACCTCTGCAACTCATCGGAATCACATGACATTCCGCGATTCAGTAAATCCCTTATACAGGCAATGCATTCATCCCAGAATCCCGCAGCTAGCAGTAATTGGGTTTACAGAGAGCCCTTCAAACATGTTCACCTCGGAGATTCGATGCCGGTGGGTGGCGGAGTTTCTCGCCGGCACCTTCAAGCTGCCGAGCATCAAGGAGATGGAGAAGGACATAGCCAATTGGGAGAAGATATTGAAGCATTACTCAGGCCCTTTCTCGAAGCGAGCTTGTTTTGCCACTTTGCATATTTGGTACAATGATCAGCTCTGCAACGACATGGGGTGGAACCCCAAGAGGAAGAACGGCTTCTTTGCTAACTTGTTTGTTCCTTTTAGCCCTTTGGATTATGCCTCCCCTTGA
- the LOC111795528 gene encoding probable flavin-containing monooxygenase 1, translated as MEPKKVAIIGAGVSGLVACKFTLSKGFIPIVFEARGDIGGVWTETLQTTALQTPKKLYEFSDFPWPKSVTEDFPKYDKVLDYIKSYADHFGLLKHIRFNTKVLSIDCEGCSNEELEGWTLWGGTGEAFSERRKWRINVVDARTNVPLEEVVVDFVILCIGRFSDVPNIPEFPPNGGPEAFKAGKVLHSLQYSAMDFDSASNLIKDKQVTVIGFQKSGLDLAMECANINGPKKPCTVVFRTAHWTIPDFCPWGIPIGFLYMNRFSQLLIHKPGESFLLYLLAILLSPIRWLFSKIVETHVMKKHRLSKYGLVPDQSFLQDMSSCLFATLPEKLYEKVDEGSIILKKSPSFVFCEEGIMIEGETKPIPSDLVILATGFRGDQKLKQIFTSSTFRDYMTFHDPAVPMYRLCIHPRIPQLAVVGYSESASNLFTSEMRCRWLAVFLDGTFKLPSIKEMERDIAEWDKCIKLYSGPYFNRGCIASLHVCYCDQLCKDMGWNPKRKKGFLADLFLPYGPVDYASP; from the exons ATGGAACCGAAGAAAGTGGCGATTATCGGAGCCGGAGTAAGCGGACTAGTGGCCTGCAAATTCACTCTATCCAAAGGATTCATTCCGATTGTCTTCGAGGCGAGAGGCGATATTGGCGGCGTTTGGACGGAGACGCTGCAGACGACGGCGCTGCAGACACCGAAAAAGTTGTACGAGTTTTCCGATTTCCCGTGGCCGAAATCGGTGACTGAAGATTTTCCTAAGTATGATAAAGTTCTTGATTACATCAAATCTTACGCCGACCATTTCGGATTGTTGAAACACATCAGATTCAACACGAAAGTCCTCAGTATTGACTGTGAAGGCTGCTCCAACGAGGAACTTGAAGGTTGGACTCTTTGGGGCGGTACCGGCGAGGCTTTCAGTGAACGGCGGAAATGGAGGATCAACGTCGTTGATGCTCGGACTAATGTTCCATTAGAG gaggtggtggtggacTTCGTTATACTCTGCATCGGAAGATTCAGCGACGTTCCAAATATCCCTGAGTTTCCTCCCAATGGAGGTCCTGAAGCTTTCAAAGCCGGTAAGGTTCTTCACTCTCTCCAGTATTCCGCCATGGATTTCGACAGTGCTTCCAATCTCATCAAGGACAAGCAAGTCACCGTCATCGGTTTCCAGAAATCCGGTCTTGACCTCGCCATGGAATGCGCCAATATCAATG GCCCGAAGAAGCCGTGCACGGTGGTCTTCAGAACTGCGCACTGGACCATTCCCGATTTCTGTCCATGGGGGATCCCTATAGGTTTTCTCTACATGAACCGATTCTCTCAGCTTCTGATTCACAAACCTGGCGAGAGCTTCCTTCTCTATCTTCTCGCGATTCTGCTTTCTCCAATT AGATGGTTATTCTCGAAGATCGTGGAGACTCACGTGATGAAGAAGCACAGATTAAGCAAATACGGGCTGGTGCCGGATCAAAGCTTCTTGCAGGACATGAGCTCATGTTTATTTGCAACATTGCCTGAGAAATTGTACGAAAAAGTGGATGAAGGAAgcataattttgaagaaatcgCCGAGTTTTGTCTTCTGTGAAGAGGGGATCATGATCGAAGGAGAAACCAAACCGATTCCCTCAGATTTAGTCATTTTGGCTACTGGATTTAGAGGTGATCAAAAGCTTAAACAAATCTTCACTTCTTCTACCTTCCGGGATTACATGACGTTCCACGATCCAGCGGTTCCCATGTACAG GCTATGCATCCATCCCAGAATTCCACAGCTAGCTGTGGTTGGATATTCAGAGAGCGCTTCAAACTTGTTCACTTCGGAGATGCGATGTCGATGGCTAGCGGTGTTTTTGGACGGGACGTTCAAGCTACCGAGCATCAAGGAGATGGAGAGAGACATAGCAGAGTGGGATAAGTGTATAAAGCTTTACTCAGGCCCTTACTTCAACCGAGGTTGCATCGCCAGTTTGCATGTTTGTTACTGTGATCAGCTCTGCAAGGACATGGGATGGAACCCCAAGAGGAAGAAGGGCTTCCTTGCTGACTTGTTTCTGCCTTATGGCCCTGTAGACTATGCCTCCCCTTAA